The genomic window CGGGCAAGAGCTATTATCAGGATATAGATGTGTTCGATACCTATGAGTTCGGCAGAGTGCTCGTGCTTGACGGGTTTATAATGCTCACCGAAAAGGACGAGTATATCTACCACGAAATGGTGACGGCTGTTCCTATGGCTGTCAACCCGGATATAAAGAATGTTCTCGTTATCGGCGCAGGCGACGGCGGCACGATAAGAGAGCTGACACGCTACCCGACTATCGAGCATATAGATATGGTCGAGATAGACAAGCAGGTGGTCGAGGTCTGCAAGCAGTACCTCCCTCAGACAGCCTGCAAATTCGACGACGAGAGGGTCGAGCTCTATTTTGAGGACGGGCTAAAATATGTCCGCAGAAAGCAGAATGAGTATGACCTCATAATCGTTGATTCGACTGACCCCTTCGGCCCGGGCGAGGGTCTTTTTACAAAGGAATTCTACGGCAACTGCTTCAAGGCGCTCACAGATACAGGAATACTCATAAACCAGCATGAGAGCACCTACTACGACAGCTATGTCGATATGGTAAAGCGCACACATAAGCGTATAGGCTCGGCTTTCCCGGTGACAATGGTCTACCAGGCGCATATACCGACATACCCTTCGGGGCACTGGCTCTTTGGCTTTGCATCAAAGAACCTGCACCCGGTGTACGATATGCAGGCTGAGAAGTGGGAGCAGTTCGGCCTTAAGATGAAATACTATAACACAAAACTGCATCAGGGCTGCTTCGCACTCCCGAATGATGTGCTGGAGGTGCTTGAAGATGCTTGATAAGAATGTTTCGACCTTTATCGGGTGCGACTGCGAGTATGAGGACGCAAAGATAGTCCTTTTCGGCGCTCCCTTTGACAGTACGACCTCTTTCAGACCCGGCACACGCTTTGCGTCAGCTGCTATGAGGAGCGAGAGCTTCGGTATAGAGACTTTTTCTCCCTATCAGGAGAAGGACCTTCTCGATGTCAGGGTGTTCGACAGCGGTGACCTTGAGCTGCCATTCGGTGAGCCGACACAGGCTCTTGCCGATATCGAAGAAAGAACTGCGACGATACTTAATGACGGAAAGATACCCTGCATGATAGGCGGCGAGCATCTTGTCACCCTCGGCGCTGTAAGGGCGGTTGCTAAAAAGTACAGTGACCTGCATATGATCCACTTCGATGCCCATGCAGACCTGCGAGATGACTACCTCGGTGTCAAACTCTCACACGCCTGCGTGCTGCACAGATGCCACGATATAGTGGGGGATAATAAGATATTCCAGTTCGGCATCAGGTCGGGCGACAGAGATGAGTTTGAGTTTGCAAAGGCTCATACCACAATGCATAGATTTGACCTTGAAACGCTTGATGAGGTCGTCAAAAAGCTAAAGGGCAAGCCTGTTTACTTCACGCTTGACCTTGATGTGCTCGACCCCTCGGAGTTCCCCGGCACTGGCACTCCCGAGGCAGGCGGTGTCAGCTTCAAGGAGCTTCTGAAGGCCGTTATAAGCCTTTCAGAGCTTGATATAGTAGGCTTTGATGTCAACGAGCTTTCCCCTGTGTATGACCAGACAGGACGCTCGACAGCCCTTGCCTGCAAGATACTAAGAGAAATAATACTCAGCTTTATAGGTTAGAATATAATAGAAAGGAATGATGCTAAATGTCAAGAGCACTTATAATCGGTGCAGGCGGCGTTGCAGGTGTTGTAATACACAAGTGCTGCCAGAACAGTGAGGTGTTTACCGATATCTGTATCGCAAGCCGTACAAAGGCAAAGTGCGATAAATTCAAGGAGGAGCTCCAGGGCAAGACTAAGACCAATATCACTACTGCACAGGTAAATGCTGATAATGTCCCTGAGCTTGTGGCTCTTATGAAGGAGTATAAGCCTGATATATGCATAAACGTTGCACTCCCGTATCAGGATCTGCATATAATGGACGCTTGCCTGGAATGCAAGGTCGATTACCTTGACACAGCAAACTATGAGCCCGAGGATACAGCTAAGTTTGAATACAGCTGGCAGTGGGCATACCGTGAGAGATTTGAAAAAGCAGGCATCACAGCCGTGCTTGGCTCAGGCTTTGACCCCGGCGTTACAGGCGTGTTCTGCGCTTATGCTCAGAAGCATTATTTCGATGAGATAAACTATATAGATATCCTCGACTGCAACGGCGGCGACCACGGCTACCCGTTTGCTACTAACTTTAACCCCGAGATAAATATCCGCGAGGTTTCCGCTAAGGGCAGCTATATCGAGGACGGCAAGTGGGTAGAGACAGAGCCTATGGAGATAAAGAGAGTATATAACTTCGACCAGGTGGGCGAGAAGGATATGTATCTTCTCCACCACGAGGAGCTTGAATCTCTCGCTCTCAATATCAAGGGCATCAAGAGGATACGCTTCTTCATGACCTTCGGCCAGAGCTATCTTACACACCTTAAGTGCTTAGAGAACGTCGGCATGACATCTATCGAGCCTATCATGTACGAGGGCAAGGAGATAGTTCCGCTCCAGTTCTTAAAGGCTGTTCTGCCTGACCCTGCATCTTTAGGCCCCAGAACAAAGGGCAAGACCAATATCGGCTGTATCTTCCAGGGCAAGAAGGACGGCAAGGACAAGACCTACTATGTATATAACGTCTGCGACCACCAGGAATGCTATAAGGAGGTCGGCTCGCAGGCTATATCCTACACCACAGGCGTTCCTGCAATGATAGGCGCTATGATGGTGCTCACAGGCAAGTGGAAGAAGCCCGGCGTTTATAACGTCGAGGAATTCGATCCCGATCCGTTCATGGAAGCGCTCAATAAGTGGGGCCTGCCCTGGACAGAGAATTTCGATCCCGTGCTCGTAGACTGATGAGAGGAGTTTTATATCATGACTTTATTATTGGATGACGCTATTTTTCAGAATAAGGATAATTTTTTCTATTACATAAACAATAACTTCGGCGACAGAGATGTGTTTGATACCGATGCTTTATTCAACGTTCTTTCCGATGATGACCCGGATATCGAGGTCATTCTGAGCGATTTTGATGATCTCAAAGGCGAGGCAAAGGAGTTTGCAAGTGAGATACTTAAGGTATTATACGATGCAAAGAATGCAAACCCCAACCTTAAGATTATAAATATGAGCGTTAAGAGCATCAACTCAAAAATGGAAGTACCTAACGACTGATGAAAACGGATCTTTATGATAAGGTAAAAACCCCATGCTATGTCATAGATAAGCAGCTGCTTGAAAACAACTTAAAGATTTTAAAAGATGTCAGAGAGCAGAGCGGCTGTAAGATACTCCTTGCGCAGAAGGCTTTCTCGATGTACAGCGTGTATCCGCTTATCATGCAGTATCTTGACGGTACTGCCGCAAGCGGCCTGTATGAAGCCATGCTCGGCCGTGAGGAGGCAGGCGAGGGCGAGGTCCACGTCTACAGCCCGGCGTTCAAGGCTGATGATATGGCAGAGCTTGTCAAGATATGCGACCATATCGTGTTCAACAGCCCTTCGCAGTACAGAATGCATAAGGACACTGTCTTGCTAAGCGGCAGGCATATCTCCTGCGGCCTGAGGGTCAATCCTGAGTACAGCGAATCAGAGCACGAGATATATGACCCCTGCGCCCCCGGTTCAAGGCTCGGCACAGTTGCGGCAAATCTCACGGAAGCTGACCTTGAAGGCATAGAGGGGCTGCATTTCCACTGCCTGTGTGAGCAGGGCGAGGACGTTTTAGAAAGAACGCTTCCGCACTTTGAGGAAAAGTTCGGAAAATATCTTAGCAAGCTCAAATGGGTCAACTTCGGCGGCGGTCACCATATAACTAAAGAGGGCTACGACACAAAGGCTCTAATCGGGCTTATCAAGCGATTTAAGAGCAAGTACGGCGTCGAGGTGTATCTTGAGCCGGGCGAGGCTGTTGCGCTCAATGCAGGCTTTCTTGTCTGCGAGGTGCTCGATACCCTCAAAAACGGCATGGATATCGCAATAGTCGATACCTCCGCTGCCTGCCATATGCCCGATGTGCTTGAAATGCCATACCGCCCGAATATCATCGGCGCCGGCCAGCCGGACGAAAAGAAATACACCTACCGCCTTGGCGGCCCTACCTGCCTTGCAGGGGATATAATAGGTGACTACTCCTTCGATGAGCCGCTTAAGCCCGGCGACAGGCTGGTGTTCTGCGACATGGCTATCTATACGACAGTCAAGAACAACACCTTCAACGGTATGCCGCTCCCGTCTATTTATCTCAGTGATGAAGATGGTATTAGGCTTATAAAGAGCTTCTCATATAAGAATTTTAAATCAAGAATTTGAAAAAAATCAGCCTTTCCCCGGTCAGCTTCGGGGAAAGGCTTTTTTGCATATCCTATGTTTATGATGCATAAAATCAAAAGAGCAGCCACTTAGTTGACCGCTCTTTGTAATACATTTATTTGCTTGCATTCAGTTCTTTGATACAGTGTGCGCATACCATCTTGCCCTTGTATTCTGTAAGGCCGTCAGTTGAGCTGCAAAATACGCAGGCCTGCTGAAACCTTTTAAGAATAATGGCATCGTTGTCTGTAAAGATCTCTACGGAGTCCTTTACGTTGATACCAAGAGTACGCCTCAATTCTATTGGAAGAACTATTCTGCCAAGATTGTCAACATCACGAACTATGCCGGTCGATTTCATAACTATGCTTCTCCTTCCATTGATCGTTATGGCTATTTTGGAACTTTTTCCAATTAAATTATACATAAAACACCACAAAATGTCAAGAGTATATACAATTATTTTACAACTCGATATAAATATATTAAACAGCAGAATATGCAAATTGCAAAACGCGGAATTGAGAAAATGTGTAAAATGTTTTATTGTCACACAAAACCCATTAGAATGGTGATATATATGCAAATGAGGTGGTATATGATGATAGGTAAACTGACGTGCGGAATTATGGTATTTTCTGTGATTTTTTCAGCCTTTTACGGTACCCTTGACAAAGTCTGCGAGAGCGCTCTTGGCAGTTGTGATGACATTTTGCAATTGTCATTGACACTTTGTGCCGTCATGGCGTTCTGGGGAGGAATAATGAATATAGCCCATAAAGCGAAGCTGACAGATAAGATAGCGTATCTTCTCTCGCCGGTGATAAGGCTGCTTTTTCGTGGTGTAGAGCGTGGCAGCAGGGCGTATAATGCGATAAGCATGAATATCACAGCTAACCTCCTTGGCCTCGGAAATGCTGCAACACCGCTCGGAATCGAGGCTGTCAAGGCACTCGATGACAACAGCCGCCACTCACGCAGGAATATCTCTATGCTCGTTGTTATAAACACAGCATCTATCCAGCTTATCCCTGCAACAGTCGCAGCTATACGCCTTTCTCATGGCTCGCAGCACCCCTATGAGATAATCCCGGCGGTGCTGCTTACATCTCTTGTCTCTGTCATGGCAGGCTGTGTCATGACTTGCATTATGTACCCGGGGGAGAAGCGTCATGACAGGTGAGTTATTTGCAGTAGGCGTGATATGCTTTATCTGTATCTATGGCCTTGCTAAGGATAAGGATATCTTCTCCGCCTTCACCGAGGGTGCTAAGGAAAACGCCAAGGCCGCTTTTGATATCTTCCCGGCACTGCTTATGCTGCTCACAGCCGTTTCAATGCTTCGTGCAAGCGGCGCTATCGACTTTCTGGCAGATAAGCTGTCATTAGTCTTTGCAAGCATCGGCTTTCCGGCCGAGTGCCTGCCGCTTGTTATGATAAGGGGCATCTCCGGCAGCGGCGCTCTTGCTGTGCTCGGCGATATCTTAAGCGATGTCTCGCCCGATTCGTTCACAGGCCGTGTGGCAAGCGTTATGATGGGCAGCACCGAGACTACCTTTTATACTATAGCAGTTTATTTCTCAGCAGTAAAGCTCAGATGCACCGGCAAAACTGTTATCCCGGCTGTCACGGCTGATATCTTTGGCTTTATCTTCTCGGTCATATTTGTAAGGCTTTTATTCTGAAAAAAGAAGACTGCCGAACCCGACAGTCTTCCATGTTTTCCTATTATTCGCCCAGAAGGTCTCTGAACGTGTTCTGTGCAAGCTGCACCCTTACAGAATCGGTTATCTTTTCAAATACCTTCCTGTAGCAGCAGCCGTCAGAATTGCCCATAGTGCATACCGACTCGTTCTGCAAGCATTTCGAGAAGCGGTATGTACCCTCTATCGCCTCGATGACTTCGAGCAGGGTAGTCTCCTGCGGCTCCTTGGCAGCGATGTAGCCGCCGTGTGTGCCCTTGAATGACTTCACCAGCCCTGCCGATACGAGCTTTCTGAGTATCTTGAGTGTGAAGCTGGGCGTAACACACGCACGCTTTGATATCTCGCCGGCATCAGTCCTGACATTGCCTGCTTTGCAAAGCACCTGCATTATTCTTACTGCATAGTCGGCTTCAAGTGTCAAATGCATATCATGCTCCTGTTCATTATCAGTCGAGATAATCTCTTACTCTGTTGCTTCTGTTGGGGTGGCGGAGCTTTCTCAGAGCCTTTGCCTCTATCTGTCTTATACGCTCTCTTGTTACCTTGAACTGCTGGCCTACTTCTTCGAGAGTTCTCGATCTGCCGTCCTCTAAGCCGAAGCGCAGTCTGAGCACCTTTGCCTCTCTGTCAGTAAGAGTAGAGAGCACCTGGTTTATCTGCTCCTTAAGAAGTACGAGCGATGCAGCCTCAGCAGGTGCAGGAGCGTCCTCATCAGGGATAAAGTCGCCGAGGTGTGAATCCTCCTCCTCGCCGATAGGTGTTTCAAGTGAAACAGGATCCTGAGCTATCCTCATTATCTCTCTTACTCTCTCAACAGGCATCTCAAGCTCCTCAGCTATCTCCTCAGGTGTAGCATCGTGGCCGTTCTTGTGGAGAAGCTGGCTCGATACCTTCTTTACCTTGGTTATAGTTTCTACCATGTGAACAGGTATTCTGATAGTTCTTGCCTGGTCGGCTATAGCTCTTGTTATAGCCTGTCTTATCCACCATGTAGCATATGTCGAGAACTTGAAGCCCTTTGTGTAGTCAAACTTCTCAACAGCCTTGATAAGACCCATGTTGCCTTCCTGTATAAGGTCAAGGAAGCTCATGCCTCTGCCGACGTATCTCTTAGCTATAGAAACAACGAGCCTGAGGTTAGCCTCTGCAAGTCTCTTTCTTGCAGCAGCGGCCTCTTTTTCGTTGCCGCTCGACATCTTCTCAGCAAGCTGTATCTCCTCCTCAGAGGTAAGAAGCGGAACACGGCCTATCTCCTTAAGGTAGATCTTTACCGGGTCATCAATAGCGATGCCGTCAGTCGAGAGGGATATGTCGTCCATATCAGGCGAGAGCTCCTCCTCGCTGGTGGTAAGAAGATCAAGCGGATCCTCAGGGATAATGTCGTCGATTATCTCGATGTTGTATTCTGTGCAGTTGTCGTAGAATGCGTCCATCTGCTCGACATCGTAATCGACCTTTTCAAAAGCATCGGTTATCTCCTTGGCTGTGAGCTTACCGGTGGTCTTGCCCTTTTCCATAAGGTTTTCCATTACAGTCTTTTTGCTTTCATTCATTAGCTTTAACACTCCGTTCCTTTTTTCAGCCTGTGAAAAGGGGAGAATGACCCCCGTTTGGCAGATGCTGATATATATTGTTATTTATCCTTATATTCCTTTGGTAGAATAAAATGCCTTTAAAAACTCGTCGTCTGAAAGCTCACTTGCTTTCTTTTCCCGCAGCGAGCTGAATTTCTTGTTTATAACAGCCGCATAATCCTCAGCGACCTCGAGCGTTATGCCCATATCGTATCCTGAGCTGAGTATCTCGGTTATTTTACCCATCTCATCGGGAGAAAATTCACCGTTGAAGGCCGACACCGAGAAATCCTCTCCTGAGTTTATCTTGTCAGTCAGGCTTTTGTATATCCTGCGGTTGAGCTCTGTCACAAAACACTCAGGCGGTATCAGCGCCATTATCTCTTTGGTGTCGTCAGGGTTGTTGAACAGGTAATAGATTATTCCCTGCTCAGCTATGACCTCTTTCGGGTAAAGATAAGCATCCGGATTGAGCGGGTCACGGGTCCTGTCGGTAAAAGTCATCAACTCACGGTCGGTCTTTTTCTTCTGCTGCTTGCGCCTTGAATTGATTATTGAGTTTACCTCTCTTGTGATGCTCTCGGTCGAGATGCCTTCTTCTCGTGAGAGCTTGCCGATGTACACCTCACGCTCTGAGGGCGACCTCAGCTGAGATATCACCTGGTAGGCCTTTTTGAGATACTCTACCTTGTCAGTCTCCGTTTCAAGGTCAAGCCCCTGCTTTGCGGTCTGTAACTTGTAATTCACAGCCCCGTCAGCCTTGCCGAGCAGGTTCTTGAATGCCACCGGCCCGAACCTCTGTATGTATTCATCAGGGTCCTTAGCCTTTTCGATTTTTATAACTCTCGGCTTTAGCCCTGCGTCTGTCAGTATTGGTATCGCCCTGTTGGTCGCCTTCTGGCCGGCCTCGTCAGAGTCGTAGCAGATTATCACCGTGTCGGCGTAATTCGAGAGCAGCTTTGCCTGCTCAGGCGTGAGCGCCGTTCCGCAGGAAGCCACAGCATTCTCTATCCCTGCCTGGTTAAGCGATATAACGTCAAGGTTGCCCTCGCAGAGCACTATCTCTCTCGTTTTCACGCTTGCGTCCTTGGCGAAGTTCATGCTGAAAAGAAACCTGTTCTTGTTATACCCCACAGTGTCCTTTGAGTTCAGATACTTGCGCTTGTCATCGCTGCTGAGCGCTCTGCCGCCGAAGCCCACGATGTGCCCTGTCAGGTCAATAAACGGGAAAACTGCCCTGTTCATGAAAAAATCGTATGTCTTCTTGTTCTTCTCGCTCCTAAACAGCAGCGAAGCATCAACAAGCTCCTTTTCGCTGTACCCCTCTGCAAGCATATAGTCCTTAAGTGCTGTGAAGCTGTTTTTTGCATAGCCCATGCCGTATTTCTGTATGGTCTTGCTCGTCAGCCCACGCATTTTAAGATACTGCCTGCACGGCGCACCCTCTGGCGAGCGCAGGTTCTCAAAGAAAAACCTCGCTGCTACCTTGTTTATCTCATACAGCCGCTTTTTTTGCAGCCCCTGAGGCTTTCTCTGCGAGTATTCGTCCTCAGGCATAGTGATGCCGCCCCTCTCGGCAAGCATCTTTATAGCCTCGACATAGTCAAGGTTGTGGTATTTCATTATAAATGTTATCACGTCTCCGCCTGCGCCGCAGCCGAAGCAGTGGAAGTATTCCTTGTCAGTGTGTACATGACAGGAGGGTGTCTTTTCATTGTGGAACGGGCAAAGACACACAAAATCTCTGCCGCTCGATTTCTTCAAAGACACATATGAGCCTATAACATCGGCTATAGGGTTCGCTGTTTTCAGCCTGTCAATAAACTCGGCCGGAAAAGCCATCGTGTATCAGCTCCGTTTTTATATCTATATCTAAGGCAACACCGCACTAATTGAAATACTGCCAGCCCTTCGGCACGAAGATATCCTCAAACACCTGTGTTGCATAAACGTCTGTCATGCCGGCTATGTAATCGCACACAGCCTGGTCGATGCCGAACTGGTAGGCGAGGTTCATGTACAGTGCAGGCAGCTTTTCAATGTGCGCCGAGAAATGCTTGTAAAGCTCGGCTATCATCGCCTGCGCCTTTGTTTCCTCCGATTTGCACTTGGGGTTTGTGTATACACTGTCAAACATAAACCTGTGCAGCGTCTCAAAGGCCTTGCTTATCTCATCATCTTTAATGGATATAGTCTCAGCGCCGCCGTCTATAACAGCGCTTACGAGATTTGTTATCCTCTCGCTCTTTGAATGTCCTAAAACATCAGTGATGCTTTTTGGTATGTCAGCCTCGGTGATTATGTTTCCTCTCACCGAGTCGTCAATGTCGTGGTTGATGTAGGCTATCACATCAGCTATCCTGACTATGCAGCCCTCTCTTGTAAGTGCAGTCTGGTTGGTGTGCTTAAGTATGCCGTCTCTTACCTCATATGTAAGGTCAAGCCCCTTGCCGTCCTTCTCGATAAAGTCAACCACCCTTAAGCTCTGCTCGTAGTGGTGGAACCCGCCGGGGGAGAGCTCGTTTAGTATCCTTTCTCCTGCGTGCCCGAAAGGCGTGTGCCCGAGGTCGTGCCCTAAAGCTATAGCTTCCGTCAGGTCTTCATTGAGCCTCAGCGCCCGGGATATTGTCCTTGCTATCTGCGCCACTTCAAGCGTGTGGGTAAGCCTTGTGCGGTAATGGTCGCCGGCAGGGCTTAAGAACACCTGCGTCTTGTGCTTCAGCCGCCTGAAAGAATTGCAGTGTATTATCCTGTCACGGTCACGCTGGAATTCTGTCCTGAGCTTACACTTTTCGTCAGACCTTTTCCTGCCCTGTGTGTCCTTGGAGAAAAAAGCATACTCGCAAAACAGCAGCTCTTCATTCTTCTCGGTTATCTCTCTCGGAAGCATAGCATCACCCTTTTGTATTTTGTCTGTACTATAATATACAATACAGCTTCAAAAAAGCCTTTTTTTATACGAAAAAAATATCCTGTCAGGCAAAATCTTCCCACAGCCCGTCAGTTTCGTCAATAACTATCCTGCCGTTTGTAAGCTCTGTCAGTTCCTTTTTCAGCTCATCACACTGCTCGGCCTTTACAAAGAAGCTGAGCTTGACATTCTCCTCAAACAGCTCGTCTTTCATCTTAACGCCGAATTTCGGCAGCAGGAAAGAGAGCTTTGAATACATATTGTAGTCAGTCACAGCCTCAATGAGCGAGCATTCGCAGAATTCCTGCCGCTGTGCCGAGTCAACTGCTATCTTGCAGGCATGAGAGTAAGCCCTCACAAGGCCGTTTGCACCGAGCAGCACGCCGCCAAAGTACCTCGTCACGACAACGCATACATCGACAAGGCCTTCCTTGTTAAGCACATCGAGCACCGGCACGCCGCCCGTGCCCTGCGGCTCTCCGTCGTCCGAGTAGCGTGAGAGGTTAGATGCCCTCAGCCTGTAGGCGTAAACATTGTGCCTTGCCTTTCTGTTCTTTGCCTTTATGGCATTGATGAAGGCCACAGCCTCCTCCTCGCTCTCGACGTGGCAGATATATCCTATGAATTCTGACTTT from Ruminococcus sp. NK3A76 includes these protein-coding regions:
- the speE gene encoding polyamine aminopropyltransferase, whose amino-acid sequence is MDLWFTEKHTDDVNFTIKVKKQLYSGKSYYQDIDVFDTYEFGRVLVLDGFIMLTEKDEYIYHEMVTAVPMAVNPDIKNVLVIGAGDGGTIRELTRYPTIEHIDMVEIDKQVVEVCKQYLPQTACKFDDERVELYFEDGLKYVRRKQNEYDLIIVDSTDPFGPGEGLFTKEFYGNCFKALTDTGILINQHESTYYDSYVDMVKRTHKRIGSAFPVTMVYQAHIPTYPSGHWLFGFASKNLHPVYDMQAEKWEQFGLKMKYYNTKLHQGCFALPNDVLEVLEDA
- the speB gene encoding agmatinase, with protein sequence MLDKNVSTFIGCDCEYEDAKIVLFGAPFDSTTSFRPGTRFASAAMRSESFGIETFSPYQEKDLLDVRVFDSGDLELPFGEPTQALADIEERTATILNDGKIPCMIGGEHLVTLGAVRAVAKKYSDLHMIHFDAHADLRDDYLGVKLSHACVLHRCHDIVGDNKIFQFGIRSGDRDEFEFAKAHTTMHRFDLETLDEVVKKLKGKPVYFTLDLDVLDPSEFPGTGTPEAGGVSFKELLKAVISLSELDIVGFDVNELSPVYDQTGRSTALACKILREIILSFIG
- a CDS encoding saccharopine dehydrogenase family protein; protein product: MSRALIIGAGGVAGVVIHKCCQNSEVFTDICIASRTKAKCDKFKEELQGKTKTNITTAQVNADNVPELVALMKEYKPDICINVALPYQDLHIMDACLECKVDYLDTANYEPEDTAKFEYSWQWAYRERFEKAGITAVLGSGFDPGVTGVFCAYAQKHYFDEINYIDILDCNGGDHGYPFATNFNPEINIREVSAKGSYIEDGKWVETEPMEIKRVYNFDQVGEKDMYLLHHEELESLALNIKGIKRIRFFMTFGQSYLTHLKCLENVGMTSIEPIMYEGKEIVPLQFLKAVLPDPASLGPRTKGKTNIGCIFQGKKDGKDKTYYVYNVCDHQECYKEVGSQAISYTTGVPAMIGAMMVLTGKWKKPGVYNVEEFDPDPFMEALNKWGLPWTENFDPVLVD
- a CDS encoding barstar family protein, which encodes MTLLLDDAIFQNKDNFFYYINNNFGDRDVFDTDALFNVLSDDDPDIEVILSDFDDLKGEAKEFASEILKVLYDAKNANPNLKIINMSVKSINSKMEVPND
- the nspC gene encoding carboxynorspermidine decarboxylase, producing MKTDLYDKVKTPCYVIDKQLLENNLKILKDVREQSGCKILLAQKAFSMYSVYPLIMQYLDGTAASGLYEAMLGREEAGEGEVHVYSPAFKADDMAELVKICDHIVFNSPSQYRMHKDTVLLSGRHISCGLRVNPEYSESEHEIYDPCAPGSRLGTVAANLTEADLEGIEGLHFHCLCEQGEDVLERTLPHFEEKFGKYLSKLKWVNFGGGHHITKEGYDTKALIGLIKRFKSKYGVEVYLEPGEAVALNAGFLVCEVLDTLKNGMDIAIVDTSAACHMPDVLEMPYRPNIIGAGQPDEKKYTYRLGGPTCLAGDIIGDYSFDEPLKPGDRLVFCDMAIYTTVKNNTFNGMPLPSIYLSDEDGIRLIKSFSYKNFKSRI
- a CDS encoding AbrB/MazE/SpoVT family DNA-binding domain-containing protein; this encodes MKSTGIVRDVDNLGRIVLPIELRRTLGINVKDSVEIFTDNDAIILKRFQQACVFCSSTDGLTEYKGKMVCAHCIKELNASK
- a CDS encoding nucleoside recognition domain-containing protein, whose translation is MAFWGGIMNIAHKAKLTDKIAYLLSPVIRLLFRGVERGSRAYNAISMNITANLLGLGNAATPLGIEAVKALDDNSRHSRRNISMLVVINTASIQLIPATVAAIRLSHGSQHPYEIIPAVLLTSLVSVMAGCVMTCIMYPGEKRHDR
- a CDS encoding nucleoside recognition domain-containing protein, with product MTGELFAVGVICFICIYGLAKDKDIFSAFTEGAKENAKAAFDIFPALLMLLTAVSMLRASGAIDFLADKLSLVFASIGFPAECLPLVMIRGISGSGALAVLGDILSDVSPDSFTGRVASVMMGSTETTFYTIAVYFSAVKLRCTGKTVIPAVTADIFGFIFSVIFVRLLF
- a CDS encoding Rrf2 family transcriptional regulator, with amino-acid sequence MHLTLEADYAVRIMQVLCKAGNVRTDAGEISKRACVTPSFTLKILRKLVSAGLVKSFKGTHGGYIAAKEPQETTLLEVIEAIEGTYRFSKCLQNESVCTMGNSDGCCYRKVFEKITDSVRVQLAQNTFRDLLGE
- the rpoD gene encoding RNA polymerase sigma factor RpoD; protein product: MNESKKTVMENLMEKGKTTGKLTAKEITDAFEKVDYDVEQMDAFYDNCTEYNIEIIDDIIPEDPLDLLTTSEEELSPDMDDISLSTDGIAIDDPVKIYLKEIGRVPLLTSEEEIQLAEKMSSGNEKEAAAARKRLAEANLRLVVSIAKRYVGRGMSFLDLIQEGNMGLIKAVEKFDYTKGFKFSTYATWWIRQAITRAIADQARTIRIPVHMVETITKVKKVSSQLLHKNGHDATPEEIAEELEMPVERVREIMRIAQDPVSLETPIGEEEDSHLGDFIPDEDAPAPAEAASLVLLKEQINQVLSTLTDREAKVLRLRFGLEDGRSRTLEEVGQQFKVTRERIRQIEAKALRKLRHPNRSNRVRDYLD
- the dnaG gene encoding DNA primase is translated as MAFPAEFIDRLKTANPIADVIGSYVSLKKSSGRDFVCLCPFHNEKTPSCHVHTDKEYFHCFGCGAGGDVITFIMKYHNLDYVEAIKMLAERGGITMPEDEYSQRKPQGLQKKRLYEINKVAARFFFENLRSPEGAPCRQYLKMRGLTSKTIQKYGMGYAKNSFTALKDYMLAEGYSEKELVDASLLFRSEKNKKTYDFFMNRAVFPFIDLTGHIVGFGGRALSSDDKRKYLNSKDTVGYNKNRFLFSMNFAKDASVKTREIVLCEGNLDVISLNQAGIENAVASCGTALTPEQAKLLSNYADTVIICYDSDEAGQKATNRAIPILTDAGLKPRVIKIEKAKDPDEYIQRFGPVAFKNLLGKADGAVNYKLQTAKQGLDLETETDKVEYLKKAYQVISQLRSPSEREVYIGKLSREEGISTESITREVNSIINSRRKQQKKKTDRELMTFTDRTRDPLNPDAYLYPKEVIAEQGIIYYLFNNPDDTKEIMALIPPECFVTELNRRIYKSLTDKINSGEDFSVSAFNGEFSPDEMGKITEILSSGYDMGITLEVAEDYAAVINKKFSSLREKKASELSDDEFLKAFYSTKGI
- a CDS encoding deoxyguanosinetriphosphate triphosphohydrolase, which encodes MLPREITEKNEELLFCEYAFFSKDTQGRKRSDEKCKLRTEFQRDRDRIIHCNSFRRLKHKTQVFLSPAGDHYRTRLTHTLEVAQIARTISRALRLNEDLTEAIALGHDLGHTPFGHAGERILNELSPGGFHHYEQSLRVVDFIEKDGKGLDLTYEVRDGILKHTNQTALTREGCIVRIADVIAYINHDIDDSVRGNIITEADIPKSITDVLGHSKSERITNLVSAVIDGGAETISIKDDEISKAFETLHRFMFDSVYTNPKCKSEETKAQAMIAELYKHFSAHIEKLPALYMNLAYQFGIDQAVCDYIAGMTDVYATQVFEDIFVPKGWQYFN
- a CDS encoding YigZ family protein produces the protein MGYLTVSGHSSDSFTEKKSEFIGYICHVESEEEAVAFINAIKAKNRKARHNVYAYRLRASNLSRYSDDGEPQGTGGVPVLDVLNKEGLVDVCVVVTRYFGGVLLGANGLVRAYSHACKIAVDSAQRQEFCECSLIEAVTDYNMYSKLSFLLPKFGVKMKDELFEENVKLSFFVKAEQCDELKKELTELTNGRIVIDETDGLWEDFA